CATCTCATCAagctttattttgaaaattcgaCATTCAAGGTCAGGTCGGTTATTAGCGGAGTCACCTCCATACGCATCAAGATGATTACTGAGTTCCACCCAATTAGGATTCGCGGTGACGGTGATAAAGAGATGAGGATTCCCATACCAACGGCATATTGCCATCGCGTCTTGATACTTTTCAGACATGTACCGGGGTCCGGCGGTGAATGATGAAGGGAGGATGATCTTCTTACCAACTTGTGTAGCATCTGCATCGCCGGTCTCAACAGCATCACATACATTGTTATACAGGTCTGCTCGCAGCTTTTTCTGATTTAGACTGAGAAATCGCAGACGCTCCGTCTCTACAGCCACGTACGCGTCAACAATGTACTGGTGCAGCAATCTTCCACCTTTAATAATTGTCATTCCTTCTGAAGGCCTAGTTTGTATCTGGTAAGCATAGAACTCTCGCATCGTCATGTATTCTCTTCTCACGGTGGATGCTTCAGGCCCCTTATAAGGCAGTCTCTCATGGTAACCAGTTTCTCCGTACGGAAACAATAATGGATACTGAAGACTCATCAATAACGGGTGTAGATCACCTATTCTTTGTAGCGCAGATGATTTGAGCTCAACCACAATATCTCTTCCTACTGAGGTCGCAGACAAATCACCAATTATTAGTCCACCAATCTCACTCGCTGTAGGAAGATCGTATTGACGACCTCTATTTGGTTGGCTGACCAATGTGATACTGAATTCAATTTTACCGGTCGATCGAAAACGGTCGCGCGCGTGCCTGAAAGTCTTGGCTAGGTGGTTATTAATATCTAGCATCTCAATCAACTGGGCGATGACTGTATCCTCCACTGCCAGCGTAGATGAACCTTTTGTAAAAGACCTCTTTCGGTTTTCTAGCTCATTATCAGTGTCGAAAATATAGAGCTGCAGATACTCGGGATCGTTACCATCTTCAGGTAGCATAGAACCAATTCTATGAATGATCTGGCCATGAACCCGAAATGTAAAAGGTCCAGGCGTCCCAGTAACGCTATGATCGACTTGTGCGCCCATGGATGTGAAAGCAAGCAAACTGTTTGCAACTCTGATGTGGGGTCTAAATTTTGGCGACTCTAGGAGCTCGAGCAATGGAGATGGTGGTTCTCGGACCGGTGGAAGCCTCACTCGACCTCTCTGGCAACATAGACTAAATTGTTTTGCATCTCTGCTCGTCTGTACACCAGTTGCTTCTGCATTCCATAGTAAGGCTCCACACGATGGACATGAGACTATATCCCATTTGTCACATGGCTTGTGGCCTTTTTTACCTtgaatcaaaatgaaaatagtCAAGTTATGTCTCTGTGTTAAGACCATATTATCTAACGATTACAGAGTTTACTCAGCATACGTCTAAGTCTTGAGCCGCTTGTTGTAGACGCCGCGCGTCTATTTATCGAGCTGTTTGATGAAGACGCTGTAGGACAATGTCAGCGTAAGGATGTCTGTAAGTATATCTGGTTTAACTTGCTATTAGCTAGGCATGTCCAAATAGTTACCGGTTGCGGACGCCGACGCAGTCAATCTAGCTGTTTTCTTCTGTCTACGTATTGATAGCCGTAGTTGCCTGGCGATCCGAGATGAGACTGCATACGGGGTGTCGGGGGGATGAGCGTCGCTTGGAACAGATGCCGGTGTTGGAGAAGCTGTTCGGGTTGATTATAAttattagattatatatatatatatattaatgaaacTTTGGATCACTACATGTACCTGAGATGATCATTGGTCTGCCAACTCTGCGTTTCTTCATGGGTTGCGTGTTAGCTACGGAAAGTCCGATCTTTAAGTTAATACAGGTGAAGGATGATAACATGGTCTACCGCTGGTCACACTAAATAGTTACTAACCAATTGAAGTCGATTGAGTCCGTTTTGATGACCGAATAGCCATTCGTGCACGTCGGGCTAATCGCGATTCGATTGCCATTTGATCACCTGATGAAAAAGTATACAGTGGCAATGTTATAAATCGTGACAAACCGTACCCAATTTCATCAGTTAACAATGTAAGTTCGTTGTGTGTACCAGTACTTGAGACTCTCATGCTCACGCGGTCGCATGCTGTTCCTCCGTACGCACCCAAGCTTCTTTCATTATTACTCTTTGGATCACTCGCACCAGGATCTAAATCTCTTTTACGTGTTTTCTTCATCATTACCTGGATAGCTTCAAACAGGTCTTAGGGTAATCGGGGTTTGGCTAAAATGGTTCTGAACACTATTGATCATCCATATGAATCTCATCGACCGTTACCAAATAATTGATTCAGAAATATGTGTAGTTAATTAGTTTCCATATTTGGCTGAGTGACTAAATGCAGTGGCagctattaatttattaaaaacaaatataccataaaTTACGTTATCTAACACCggaacaaataacatatatgatTTTCACCCTGGGAATCACtatatactgtatattttttgtggaaaattattttagaatatttatgaTGTTTAGTTGCGCCATTATTTATCACATTATGCATATGTTATACGTTCGATACAATATGGAAACTCATGTTGATCAATTGTTTATGGGCCAGATGGGCCTACCGTATTATTGGATCAGTTTGGGCCTTTTTATACACAATGGAGTTGGGGTTTTCCGGACCGATTACGGTGATggaataaaattttggatttgcTTGGTAATACCTTCATGCGGAATTCAATTGGGTCCATGGAATGACGCGGGAAAGATGTAGATGAGTGCGTTTGTGTTTGATTAGGGTCGTAGCCGCAATTGCATTGCATGCGAATTTGTAGCACGTAGGTAATGACAATACGTATCTACGTGGGCCTGACGCAACCGAACTTATATACATGCAACTGCAATTATCAGTTCGAGTTACCTGGTCTGGATTTGGATATCTATAGATTAATATGTTaattatgtagttttttttttcagaatttttctaaatttatttgtttttatggaAATATTCAATTTATATACCAGTGTAAGTGGAGTGTAGTTGTTTTCTCTATTGGATAAttaaccctttttttttgatttttcattaaataaaacagAAATCTGAATTTCTTGAGCATAAACTCAACATAAcaggaaaacataaaaaaaaaaaaaaactgataggAGATTCCATATAATAGCTTAAatggaaattttaaaaagaaaatgaaaacatgaTTTTGGTTCAACCGCCTTCACCGTGTACTGATAAGCTCCTCAAGCAGATGCAGACGCTGGGTTGAGCCCTAAGGCCATCTCGAAAAACTCTGTCATGAGGTAGGCGTGGTAACATTTGAAGCAGACTGTGTTGACCCCCGGTGGATGGCAATTGAGTTCTGGTTCCATGCTTATGAGGGAGTCCACGTACACGTCTTTCATTTCCACGGTAAGATGACTCAATGATGCCTGGACGTTCTCCCAGCTCGTCTCAACGGAGTCAAGACCAATAGCGTCAGTCAACTTCGAAAGTATCTTCTTCCCCTTGTTGATCATACCCGTGGCCATCAGAAGAACACCGTAAAGGTACTTGGCCTCTTTGCGAGCCCCCTTAGAAGCGATACGAAGGTGATAGAGTCCCAAAACGGGattatcaaaatcaaaatactcGCACATACCTTTAACGTAGTGAGCATCAAGGTTGTTGGATGCCAACAGACTTTCCATCATCTTCCCATACCCGTAAGAGATATTGGGTCGTTCCACCAAAGGGGTGATGTCGAGTGTCTTGGCAATCAATGGGTCGTTCAGTCCGAAGTTGAGACTCTTGCATGTCATCATTGTGTTACAGTAGTCGATGGAGGAAGAAGCACCGACCTTGGAGACTATGAGCCGCAGCATGTCATCAGGCATGGTCTCGAGACGTGAGAGGGAACGTTTGGATGGCTCCATTGATGTCTTTAGGAAGTTATACTGATACTGATTATAAGtatttgcttttgtttttcttggtGGAGACGTACACTGACTTGTTCTGCTTATATAGAAGATTTAGTCTCAACGCCTTATAACCCACTACGCATTCTAATaactttaattattaaattgtaataaataattattactaACGTATTCTGCGTGAGGTAAATCGTCAAGGCGCTTGGATGCTTATTATGCGTATGTgtataataaatgtaaaataatatagatatccTCGCCGAATTGTTTACGTAATTCCAGAGTCTGCATAACTACGTTACAATAGCTTAGTAAATTGGATTAATTACACTAAATACCAATGAATGACTATTAAATGTATAGGTGTGGAAGGGAGCAGATAAAATATCCAGAGTTTGCAAAATAAATGGATCCTTTACAATgaaaattactttttatttttgtactcGATTTgggaaaaacaaaatttgacgTTTATGTACGTGTTATCAAAAAGTATTTGATGTTTATGTATGTGTTAAGCTGAGAATCTAACCCACAAAATTATATGGGTCTTCtataatcaaaattttgggtttcaaaaaaaaaaaatatttgacatgGCGAAAATAATTATGCGCCGTAaggtttttattattaatagtcacaaaaaaaaaccgTAATCAAACAAATTAATCTTAACATACATATAAGACCACGTAAGGAAATTCATCTGTTTGTGCAGGGTTATAGAACAGCCCATTTATAACGATTAGGGTTCACACAACTGCACCGAAACCAGTATCGAAGAAACCATAATCTAAACCAGAATGTTGAACACGACAATATTAATTGTATACCGGACTAACCAAACTTCAAATTTTGATACGTAATCAACGTCagaaaattctaattttatttttaacacgTATAATGTAAAAGTCTACTATATAGATATGTAACTAACGccagaaaatattattttaattccTAAACACATCAACATAATAGACTTACCGGAATGATAACACCTCATAATCAAGAATTAACCGGAATGCaataaagtttaaattaaaGCGTCCATATCATGGGGAATATCCAAcatagaaaaattcaaatatgcGAAATCAAATAAAGATGCATAAGCATTATTGATCGGTGATAAGTCTTAACCAGCACGTGCCTTCTTCACCACATTCGACGTCCCAGCGTCAGTCTTCTTACGCGCCTTACTGGTTCCACCTTGATCATCAGCAGCAGGTGGTGTCTTGATGTTCGGgttgtcatcatcatcatcgccaTCTCCCTGTACATCGATTTTATAATACAAACACGTATAGGCAATCAGCATGCAGCTAGTTTACAACATCACGGTACACATGTAACTTACATCACTCCCCACGCCATCTTCCGTCAGACGACCATGGTCCTCAGCAATACGTGTTATGGTGAATGTCTTGTGATGCTCGGTAAAGTTGAACGCAGTGACCCTCACTTGGAAAGTGTACGTTCTTCCTTCCATGTCTGCAATGAATGGAGGTAACCTAGTGTCCTCAGGGTTCACACCATCTTCAGCCTTTGACAGAAAATAAGATGGCAAGTAAGAATGAGTTCAACGTTTGACATCACGAATGTAAAAAGTTATGATTCATACCAGCATCTGTGCAGCTTCACTTGCTCGGATACTATGCAGCTTCGTTAATACACCATCGAACCATACGAACGTTCCTTCTGCAGTATCATCAGCTATCGCCATCTCCACACGATAGCTTTATGAAGATAATAAAGGCAATGTCAGGTTCCCATCAGAAGTATAAATCCTCATATATAAAGACTACGATACTCACCGAAGGGCCCCAACAGCATGTGGATTATTGCATACTCCACACGTGAATGCAGACTCAGTCCGCTGCAGCTTCTTACTGCATTTGGAGCAAGCAACATAACACCACCCCTTTTCCGTGTCAACACGAACAACCTTCCCGGTGCACAGAAAATCAATCTCCTGCATCATATGTATAAGACTCATGTACAAAGCAAACACTAACATtacaaatcaaaaatataaatcatccCCAAGAGCTAGTATACCTGAGATTCAGCAGAAACGATGAAACTGCTGAGGTCAGCAATCGTCATAGTTTCCACCTTCGCATACGACCTTAGCAGTGGAGCGGCCGACGGCAAACCGGTATCTCTGGCGACCAACCTATGCAGCATATAATGATAAGTCTAAGAACAACCGAATGCACAAACACACGACTAATAAACGACAAACGTACTTGTAGAATAGAGCATCCCCTGCTCTAGTCTTCTTGTCAAAATACACGTGTGTTCCCGACGTAGCGTTAAGAAACAGACGACCTACGTGAATTAATAAAGTTGTCAAGACTAAAGTGCTATGACATTAAATGATACCACAAAAATCAATACCTCCGACAATCTTGGGATTTATGCTAGTGATGACCATGACCTTTGGATCGACCCTCATAGTCTCAAGCTGTTTATGGAAAGCAACAGCCTGAGCGTCAAAGAAGCTTAAAGTGACAGTCTCATCGCTGCACATATCAGAAAATTAATTGTCATCATAAACATCCACATATTACGTTCAGAACTAATATATGGACAACATAAATAACAAAGTCACAATGACAGTCACCTATCCAGCTTCAGAGTCACCATTACACGATTCTTCTCCTCTGGTGGATCGCAAACCGTGCTCCTCACACTCAATATCTCACCTATGATGTCTACATCAAATTCGACACCGgtattattttcttacaaaGTCAGTGATCATAACCCTATGTACTAAATGAATCAACAACATTTAAAGACGTTTCAGTTGTGATCAACATACCTGGTAGCTGAGTGTTAGTATTGGCAAGACCAATCAGCTCCGAATGGTTGCGGAACCGGAATGCTTCATCTGGCAAGGGAGAGTCAGGTTCGGTCAACTCCTGGAACGAAGTTGACTCGTTGAACCGGATCATCAAAGATGAATCAGTGAGCCGGAAATTCTGCGCGCATCTGGAGACATCAAAACCGGACACGGAAAACATTGTTCCGGCACGGAGTATTTCCCGGAACTGTGGGAGACGACCAGCACTGATCGTGACTTGCATCACAGTCGACTGAAACACAGTAAAGAATATATCAGTGATACAACGCTATAAACTCAAACGGATAATCAGTACTATAATCATCAAAAACCAAGATCTAGATAACAATCAGCAGGATCAATGCCAAACCaaatctatataaataaaaaaaaacacaaaacggCTCATGTATAATATTAGATCAGATCAGTAACACCCGTATATTTATTGAACAACGAACATACGTGAAAATCAACATTCCTATAAAATAGTAGTCAAACACATAATCACTTTACATCTATACAATATCAGATCAGATCGGCAAGTCTCGTATATTTCTATAACAAAGAACATACGAAAAtcaatatttctaaaaaatattatacaaacgCGATCGGATTTAATCAAGACGGGGAACTTACGTTGACATCAACCATGAGCAGATCCATCCACATTAGCTCTCCACCACGCTTAACGTTCCTAGCCTCCCAGAACCGAAGCAGCCTAGCCTCCACGACGGATGAGCACCGCCCAGTCTTGAGATCGGAAAAGAAAACCTTTGCCATGGCCATTGAGAAAGATGAGGGGTCAGATTCGAGTATGAATGGGTCGCGATAGTATAAAAGCGTAGGTAACGCGATACGTACCGGTAAGATCCTTATATAGCATAGGGGCGGGGCAGGAGAGAGCTTCGCAGTGGGATGGCGATCAAAGTCGATTTAAGACCATTAATTACTGAAGAACCGTTACATATGATGAATCGCGTATGCGCCGAACGTAGGGGAGCGGAGATCACGAAGGTGAGCGTAGAGTCTGATTAGGGTTCCATCAGGAGACTAAGGTCGTCGGGCCGCGTAAGAAAACATAACGAAGCCCAAATGTCAAGCCCGTAACAATTGATACAGTATATCCAAATCCAGACCAGGTAACTCGAACTGATAATTGCAGTTGCATGTATATAAGTTCGGTTGCGTCAGGCCCACGTAGATACGTATTGTCATTACACGTTTTAATGAAACGATGAGTTGCTGACGTGTCTAAACAGTAGATCATGAATTGTTGCGCTGGCATCCTTGTTGGCACACTCAGGAGGGATTAAAAgtgtcttttatatataaagatgatcTAGGAAATTTAATGGAAGTATGGAACTATGGAATGTCCCTGTGTCTCTGTGcactgttaattttttttttttcatttgttgaCATAGCcattacaaaaatgaaaagtacAATACAAACAACAAACTGCTCGTAACACCACCAACATAAAACCCATGCAATACTTAGCTCACAAGTCACAAGGAAATATAAAAGCCACGAAGATTAAAACACATAGATTAAGAATTCACCAACGACTTAATTACAAAACCAAGTGTTAGACAAAGTTAGTAAGGATTCTCTCCAACGTAGTTACCCGGTGGGTCGTAGTTGCAAGTGATGAAAACTCCTGCACCGTTCTCGCAGACAACGCGAGCGCAACCTATCCGTTTCGTGTCACGCCATACGATCTGAGTGTAGTGACCGCACATACCGCCTTCACACGAGTTGGTCATGTGGTTGTAGGACTTGGCCTCCACGGTCCATGACTCCACTGCGAAAGTTGGTGTCCAGTCTGAGCCACTTCCCCAAAACAAGTTCTCACCGTATGGACCAGTTGAGTGGGTTAGGGAGCAGTCATACCGCCTCTGGTTAGCCCACCAAGTTGCGTAGCTCGCGATCCTGCCGTCCCAAACTAGTGGAGACAGACCTTCATGAAAtgaaattaatcaaatcatTAGAATAAACATACCAATACTTTAATTCAAACCCATAATAATACTATTATCCAGTTGGTCGTTTGTAGGAAATATAGCCCAAATCCTTTGGCCgtgtatacttttttttttgtaacgcaTATACCCTCTGGCCGTGTATACATATCCTAAAATTTTAACACTTTGAACTTTGCTTCATTCGAAACTCAGATCATTCCTGTAAGCACATAATTTAGAACTATAATCTTATTGTTCTTAATttactattttcatatttgaaatatcaaatcgataaaatttaattagaagTTTAGGAAACTCAAGAACTGCAATCAATCAGTTTGTTTGAGTCATCCACTTAACACCTTTGTATCCATTATAAAACGAGACCTTTTGGGTTTTATATATCAACACATAACCTAAACTTTTTGGTCGGTATCGGATGTGATCCAACTGCCGGACCGGTTAGGATTCTTAAAACTTTGTCAAAACACATATATTTggaaattaatgtttttatatatatatgaaaatacctAAGCTGGTCCGAACAGAATTATGCGGAGCAAGGAACTGATCTTCAAACGAGCCCGTGGGTGGCTGGTAGTGGGAGGTGGGAGGAGGATGGTAGAGGATAGGTTTGGGGCTAGGAGTTGGGAGCGGCTTGGGCTCCGCGCCGTATGGAGGAGGGCTCATAAGTGTAGGTAGTCGCGGCCGGTAATAGTCTGCGTGAACGGTTTGGATGGCGACCAAGAGAATGGTAATAGCGAAAACTATGGCTCGGGTTGAGGTTGTGATCGCCATCTTTCTTCTTGTGGAGTGGCTCCAACAATTTTCTTTTGGATGATGGAAGAAAATGATTTGAAGGGggtgattatttatatgtttatattagcgtataattaattatgacaaatgcTGTTTGGGGATGTCAACTAGAAGTGGCtgccatgttcgattatggttACCACTTATTACCACTTAATGTTCCGCTCGGTAAAGGATAGATGTTTtaaccatacaagtatgattttttttttttttttgctaaaaagtaTGATTTTTTTCCAATATATATTTCCTTTCCTTTTTGCCCAATATACAATTGTGTGTAGACTATAGCTAACTAGGATAGATTGaagtatttgaaaaataaatatcttattatataaagcttggttcttcaaagttgctaattaacataaTTGCGACACAtggcaattatatatttaagattgtgacatgtgttaatctatttcataattaaaaatatatatatactaagatattaacaaaaaagaattttattaaaaatcttattatatatatatatgatttaatagtaattttccttttttaaaatcctaatcaaaaaaTAATTGCAAAATATCTTATTGATAATAATATTCATTCTAATATTGTaacatgtgtttaaatatataatgattaaaaatatatataataagataatatacaaattttgaaaaaactacttttaaaaattatttaatagta
The Brassica napus cultivar Da-Ae chromosome A1, Da-Ae, whole genome shotgun sequence DNA segment above includes these coding regions:
- the LOC106375090 gene encoding uncharacterized protein LOC106375090, whose protein sequence is MWMDLLMVDVNSTVMQVTISAGRLPQFREILRAGTMFSVSGFDVSRCAQNFRLTDSSLMIRFNESTSFQELTEPDSPLPDEAFRFRNHSELIGLANTNTQLPDIIGEILSVRSTVCDPPEEKNRVMVTLKLDSDETVTLSFFDAQAVAFHKQLETMRVDPKVMVITSINPKIVGGRLFLNATSGTHVYFDKKTRAGDALFYKLVARDTGLPSAAPLLRSYAKVETMTIADLSSFIVSAESQEIDFLCTGKVVRVDTEKGWCYVACSKCSKKLQRTESAFTCGVCNNPHAVGALRYRVEMAIADDTAEGTFVWFDGVLTKLHSIRASEAAQMLAEDGVNPEDTRLPPFIADMEGRTYTFQVRVTAFNFTEHHKTFTITRIAEDHGRLTEDGVGSDGDGDDDDDNPNIKTPPAADDQGGTSKARKKTDAGTSNVVKKARAG
- the LOC125584491 gene encoding F-box protein At2g35280-like — its product is MEPSKRSLSRLETMPDDMLRLIVSKVGASSSIDYCNTMMTCKSLNFGLNDPLIAKTLDITPLVERPNISYGYGKMMESLLASNNLDAHYVKGMCEYFDFDNPVLGLYHLRIASKGARKEAKYLYGVLLMATGMINKGKKILSKLTDAIGLDSVETSWENVQASLSHLTVEMKDVYVDSLISMEPELNCHPPGVNTVCFKCYHAYLMTEFFEMALGLNPASASA